One Amorphoplanes digitatis genomic window carries:
- a CDS encoding SDR family NAD(P)-dependent oxidoreductase, producing the protein MTGRAILVTGSSRGIGRAIAARFAADGDRVAVHHRDSAELAHALAAELPGAGHVVVQADLADPAAVRAMVDDAAARLGGLDVLVNNAGIFGPMDRPHPVFGAGYDEWQATWRGTFDVNLFGAANAAWAAAQHMRERGGRIVNVSSRGAFRGEPGQPAYGASKAALNSMAQSLAVALAPYGIGVACVAPGFVETDMTNEHLKSERGEAVRAQSPFNRVARPAEIASAVHWLASSEAEWASGTIIDLNGASYLRT; encoded by the coding sequence ATGACAGGACGGGCGATCCTCGTGACCGGTTCCTCCCGTGGCATCGGGCGGGCCATCGCCGCGCGTTTCGCCGCGGACGGCGACCGCGTGGCGGTACACCACCGCGACTCCGCCGAGCTGGCGCACGCTCTGGCGGCCGAGCTGCCCGGCGCGGGCCACGTCGTGGTCCAGGCCGACCTGGCGGACCCCGCCGCGGTACGCGCCATGGTCGACGACGCGGCCGCGCGGCTCGGCGGGCTGGATGTGCTTGTCAACAACGCGGGGATCTTCGGCCCGATGGACCGGCCGCATCCGGTCTTCGGCGCCGGCTACGACGAGTGGCAGGCGACCTGGCGCGGCACCTTCGACGTCAACCTCTTCGGTGCGGCGAACGCGGCGTGGGCGGCGGCGCAGCACATGCGCGAGCGCGGCGGCCGGATCGTCAACGTGTCGTCGCGCGGCGCGTTCCGGGGCGAGCCGGGCCAGCCCGCGTACGGCGCCAGCAAGGCGGCGCTGAACTCGATGGCGCAGTCGCTGGCGGTGGCGCTGGCCCCGTACGGGATCGGGGTGGCCTGTGTCGCGCCCGGTTTCGTCGAGACGGACATGACGAACGAGCACCTCAAGTCCGAGCGGGGCGAGGCGGTCCGTGCGCAGAGCCCGTTCAACCGGGTGGCCCGGCCGGCGGAGATCGCGAGCGCGGTGCACTGGCTGGCGTCGAGCGAGGCGGAGTGGGCGTCGGGGACGATCATCGACCTGAACGGGGCCTCGTACCTGCGCACGTAA
- the era gene encoding GTPase Era produces the protein MSQGPRASGGAPSARTGERKKHRHTAASRAAAVDTTYRAGFACFVGRPNAGKSTLTNAIIGQKIAITSNKPQTTRHIIRGILHQEHSQLVLVDTPGLHRPRTLLGERLNDLVRETWSEVDVIGICFPADEPVGAGDRFISAEMAELKATVIAVVTKVDLVDPATLAQRLIDVSKLYEFADIVPVSAVSGHQVETLVDVIVKRLPESPPLYPDDVLTEEPEQVLIGELIREAALEGVREELPHSIAVLVEEMMVEGKTTKIYANLFVERDSQKSIVIGSKGARLKDVGIRARAEIEKLLGRKVYLDLHVRIAKEWQRDPKQLRKLGF, from the coding sequence CTGAGCCAGGGGCCACGGGCTTCCGGCGGTGCGCCGAGCGCGCGTACGGGAGAAAGAAAGAAGCACCGGCACACGGCCGCAAGTCGGGCCGCGGCCGTTGATACCACCTACCGTGCCGGATTTGCGTGCTTTGTCGGACGTCCCAATGCGGGCAAATCCACCCTGACGAATGCGATCATCGGTCAGAAGATCGCTATTACGTCGAACAAGCCGCAGACCACCCGGCACATCATCCGCGGCATCCTGCACCAGGAGCACTCCCAGCTGGTCCTCGTCGACACCCCCGGCCTGCACCGGCCGCGGACCCTGCTCGGCGAGCGCCTCAACGACCTGGTCCGCGAGACCTGGAGCGAGGTCGACGTCATCGGGATCTGCTTCCCCGCGGACGAGCCCGTCGGCGCGGGGGACCGGTTCATCTCGGCCGAGATGGCCGAGCTCAAGGCCACCGTCATCGCCGTCGTGACAAAGGTCGACCTGGTCGACCCGGCGACGCTGGCGCAGCGGCTGATCGACGTCAGCAAGCTCTACGAGTTCGCGGACATCGTGCCGGTCAGCGCCGTCTCCGGGCACCAGGTGGAGACGCTGGTCGACGTGATCGTCAAGCGCCTGCCCGAGTCGCCGCCGCTCTATCCGGACGACGTGCTCACCGAGGAGCCCGAGCAGGTGCTCATCGGCGAGCTGATCCGCGAGGCCGCGCTCGAGGGCGTGCGCGAGGAGCTGCCGCACTCGATCGCCGTCCTGGTCGAGGAGATGATGGTCGAGGGGAAGACCACCAAGATCTACGCCAACCTCTTCGTGGAGCGGGACAGTCAGAAGTCGATCGTGATCGGCAGCAAGGGCGCCCGGCTCAAGGACGTCGGGATCCGGGCGCGGGCCGAGATCGAGAAGCTGCTCGGCCGCAAGGTCTATCTCGATCTGCACGTCCGGATCGCCAAGGAATGGCAGCGGGATCCCAAGCAGCTCAGAAAGCTGGGATTTTAA
- the ybeY gene encoding rRNA maturation RNase YbeY: MSIEIANESGVEVDTDAILAVARHALEEMGVNPLAELSILLVDIDYMAELNLRWMGSDGPTDVLAFPMDEGSVDHGPGESGTGEPALLGDIVLAPEVAAKQAAAAEHSAADELHLLTVHGVLHLLGYDHAEPEEEREMFALQARLLQSWRSGRRAG; the protein is encoded by the coding sequence ATGTCCATCGAGATCGCCAACGAGTCGGGAGTCGAGGTCGACACCGACGCGATCCTGGCGGTGGCCCGGCACGCGCTTGAGGAGATGGGGGTCAACCCCCTCGCCGAGCTTTCCATCCTGCTTGTCGACATCGACTACATGGCCGAGTTGAACCTGCGGTGGATGGGCAGCGACGGCCCCACCGACGTGCTCGCGTTCCCGATGGACGAGGGCAGCGTCGACCACGGTCCCGGCGAGTCCGGCACCGGCGAGCCGGCGCTGCTCGGCGACATCGTGCTCGCGCCCGAGGTCGCGGCGAAGCAGGCCGCCGCGGCCGAGCACTCCGCCGCGGACGAGCTGCACCTGCTCACCGTGCACGGCGTGCTGCATCTGCTCGGCTACGACCACGCCGAGCCCGAGGAGGAGCGCGAGATGTTCGCGCTCCAGGCCCGGCTGCTCCAGAGCTGGCGCTCCGGTCGGCGGGCCGGCTGA
- a CDS encoding cytidine deaminase, protein MPDQTIPAGSVVNPAEGELSAEDAKLVTLARGARARVGAAEGASVRDQDGRTYAAASVALPSMSITALQLAVASAVAAGATRLEAAAVVTEASTLDGAGHAAVRDLAADAPIHVAGPTGALLGTVTA, encoded by the coding sequence ATGCCTGACCAGACCATCCCCGCCGGATCCGTCGTCAACCCCGCCGAGGGCGAGCTCAGCGCCGAGGACGCGAAGCTGGTCACCCTGGCCCGCGGCGCCCGCGCCCGGGTGGGCGCGGCCGAGGGCGCCTCCGTACGCGACCAGGACGGCCGCACCTACGCGGCCGCGAGCGTCGCCCTGCCCAGCATGTCGATCACGGCTCTCCAGCTCGCGGTGGCCTCGGCGGTGGCGGCGGGCGCGACCAGGCTTGAGGCGGCCGCGGTGGTGACCGAGGCGTCGACGCTCGACGGTGCCGGGCACGCCGCGGTCCGGGACCTGGCGGCCGACGCGCCGATCCACGTGGCGGGCCCGACCGGCGCCCTGCTGGGCACGGTGACGGCGTGA
- a CDS encoding beta-glucosidase family protein, with amino-acid sequence MDDLLARLTLEEKVSLLGGQDFWSLPAIPRIGLRSLVMSDGPIGVRGTGWAPQDPSIALPSPTALAATWDTELARRAGRLLGQESRRKGVHVLLGPTVNLQRTPLGGRHFECYSEDPLLTGEIGAGFVEGVQEHGVGTTVKHLVGNDFETDRMTVDVRIGERALREVYLAPFERIVAAGGWGVMSAYNAVNGQPMASNGRLQSDVLKDEWGFDGVVVSDWRAARSTVGAALGGLDIAMPALENPWGDRLVAAVRAGEVPEEVVDDKVRRVLLLAARVGLLDDVPRAVPAPPEYLDGAAVAHEIAARSFVLARNENFTLPLEAVALTKVAVIGALATDARVLGGGSAQVTPPYVISPLDGLGRALSGVDVEYTIGTDPRPFLPALPLAASVELTGAGYRFGVETTAVRWIGDLPGGTDPARVTGVELRTTFTPDAGGEHTFAVSGFGTFDLWVGGEHRDIGTLHPPGATRADLLLSPREHREIVSLKADDPVEIVVRQTIEPGLAHTVSATLGHRGPGVSAESMIAEAVELAAESDVAIVVVGTTEQVESEGFDRVSLALPGNQDELVARVAAANPRTVVVVNAGSPVLLPWADDVAAVLLTWFPGQEAGAALADVLLGVLEPGGRLPTTWPRREHDCPVLEVVPRDGAVSYDEGLFIGYRAWQRSGNTPLYAFGHGLGYTTWEYEMLAVSATEALVTLTNTGARFGTEIVQVYAEPQGPPPVGIGPAGVVPERPAKWLAGFEAVSAHPEETVTVRIPLPPRTWQVWESGWHTVPGQYAVTAAHALDDPRLIATLEL; translated from the coding sequence ATGGACGACCTGCTGGCCCGGTTGACCCTCGAGGAGAAGGTGTCGCTACTGGGTGGACAGGACTTCTGGTCCCTGCCCGCGATACCGCGGATCGGGCTGCGCTCGCTGGTGATGTCCGACGGCCCGATCGGCGTCCGCGGCACCGGCTGGGCGCCGCAGGACCCGTCGATCGCGCTGCCCAGCCCGACCGCGCTCGCCGCGACCTGGGACACCGAGCTGGCCCGCCGTGCCGGGCGGCTGCTCGGCCAGGAGTCCCGGCGCAAGGGCGTGCACGTGCTGCTCGGCCCGACGGTCAACCTCCAGCGGACCCCGCTCGGCGGGCGGCACTTCGAGTGCTACTCGGAGGATCCGCTGCTCACCGGCGAGATCGGGGCGGGCTTCGTCGAGGGCGTGCAGGAGCACGGCGTCGGCACGACGGTCAAACACCTGGTGGGCAACGACTTCGAGACCGACCGGATGACCGTCGACGTGCGCATCGGCGAACGGGCGCTGAGGGAGGTCTACCTCGCGCCGTTCGAGCGGATCGTCGCGGCCGGCGGCTGGGGCGTGATGAGCGCGTACAACGCGGTGAACGGGCAGCCGATGGCCTCCAACGGGCGCCTGCAGTCGGACGTGCTCAAGGACGAGTGGGGCTTCGACGGCGTCGTGGTCTCCGACTGGCGTGCCGCCCGGTCGACCGTCGGCGCGGCGCTCGGCGGCCTCGACATCGCCATGCCGGCGCTGGAGAACCCGTGGGGCGACCGGCTGGTCGCGGCGGTGCGCGCCGGCGAGGTGCCCGAGGAGGTCGTGGACGACAAGGTACGCCGGGTGCTGCTGCTGGCCGCCCGCGTCGGGCTGCTCGACGACGTGCCCCGGGCCGTGCCGGCGCCGCCGGAGTACCTGGACGGCGCCGCCGTGGCGCACGAGATCGCGGCCCGGTCGTTCGTGCTGGCGCGCAACGAGAACTTCACGCTGCCCCTGGAGGCGGTGGCGCTGACGAAGGTCGCCGTGATCGGCGCGCTGGCCACGGACGCGCGGGTGCTCGGCGGCGGCAGCGCGCAGGTGACCCCGCCGTACGTGATCTCGCCGCTGGACGGCCTCGGCCGGGCACTGTCCGGGGTGGACGTCGAGTACACGATCGGCACGGACCCGCGGCCGTTCCTGCCGGCGCTGCCGCTGGCGGCCTCGGTCGAGCTGACCGGCGCCGGGTACCGGTTCGGCGTCGAGACCACCGCGGTGCGCTGGATCGGCGACCTGCCCGGCGGCACCGACCCGGCCCGGGTGACCGGCGTGGAGCTGCGCACCACGTTCACGCCGGACGCCGGCGGCGAGCACACGTTCGCGGTGTCCGGCTTCGGCACCTTCGACCTCTGGGTCGGCGGCGAGCACCGCGACATCGGCACGCTGCACCCGCCCGGTGCCACCCGGGCCGACCTGCTGCTGTCGCCGCGCGAGCACCGGGAGATCGTGTCGCTGAAGGCGGACGACCCGGTCGAGATCGTGGTGCGACAGACGATCGAGCCGGGCCTGGCGCACACGGTCAGCGCGACCCTCGGCCACCGCGGGCCGGGCGTCTCCGCGGAGAGCATGATCGCCGAGGCGGTGGAGCTCGCGGCCGAGTCCGACGTGGCGATCGTCGTGGTGGGCACCACCGAGCAGGTCGAGTCCGAGGGCTTCGACCGCGTCTCGCTCGCGCTGCCGGGCAACCAGGACGAGCTGGTGGCCCGGGTCGCGGCGGCGAACCCCCGCACGGTCGTGGTGGTGAACGCCGGCTCGCCGGTGCTGCTGCCGTGGGCGGACGACGTCGCCGCGGTGCTGCTTACCTGGTTCCCGGGCCAGGAGGCGGGCGCGGCGCTCGCCGACGTGCTGCTCGGCGTGCTCGAACCGGGCGGGCGCCTGCCGACGACGTGGCCGCGCCGCGAGCACGACTGCCCGGTGCTGGAGGTGGTGCCGCGCGACGGCGCGGTCTCCTACGACGAGGGCCTCTTCATCGGGTACCGCGCCTGGCAGCGCTCGGGCAACACGCCGCTGTACGCGTTCGGCCACGGCCTGGGCTATACGACGTGGGAGTACGAGATGCTCGCGGTGTCGGCGACCGAGGCGCTGGTGACGCTGACCAACACCGGCGCACGCTTCGGCACCGAGATCGTGCAGGTGTACGCGGAACCGCAGGGCCCGCCGCCGGTCGGCATCGGCCCGGCCGGGGTGGTGCCCGAGCGCCCGGCCAAGTGGCTGGCCGGCTTCGAGGCGGTGTCGGCCCATCCCGAGGAGACGGTGACCGTGCGGATCCCGCTGCCGCCGCGGACCTGGCAGGTCTGGGAGTCCGGCTGGCACACGGTCCCCGGGCAGTACGCGGTGACCGCGGCGCACGCGCTCGACGACCCGAGGCTCATCGCGACGCTGGAGCTGTAG
- a CDS encoding PhoH family protein: MTGTDSSNAAARVQTRISVSDPKIMVNLLGAKDEILRLIERILASDVHVRGNEITITGAPADNATAERLFSELIELTEKGETLSVDAVRRTVAMLEQNTAERPAEVLTLNILSRRGKTIRPKTLGQKRYVDAIDENTIVFGIGPAGTGKTYLAMAKAVQALMAKQVSRIILTRPAVEAGERLGFLPGTLNEKIDPYLRPLYDALHDMLDPESIPRLMQAGTIEVAPLAYMRGRTLNDAFIILDEAQNTTPEQMKMFLTRLGFGAKIVVTGDVTQVDLPGGTSSGLRVVREILRDVDDVHFAELSSSDVVRHRLVAEIVDAYARFDADQEQQATQSVHAVQGRAASGGRPNRRR; encoded by the coding sequence ATGACCGGCACCGATTCCAGCAACGCCGCCGCTCGGGTGCAGACCAGGATCTCGGTCTCCGACCCCAAGATCATGGTGAATCTGCTCGGCGCCAAGGACGAGATCCTGCGGCTGATCGAGCGCATCCTCGCCAGCGACGTGCACGTCCGCGGCAACGAGATCACCATCACCGGCGCGCCCGCCGACAACGCTACCGCGGAGCGCCTCTTCTCCGAGCTGATCGAGCTGACCGAGAAGGGCGAGACGCTGAGCGTCGACGCCGTCCGCCGCACCGTCGCGATGCTCGAGCAGAACACCGCCGAGCGCCCCGCCGAGGTGCTCACCCTCAACATCCTCTCCCGGCGCGGCAAGACCATCCGCCCCAAGACGCTGGGTCAGAAGCGCTACGTCGACGCCATCGACGAGAACACGATCGTGTTCGGCATCGGCCCCGCCGGCACGGGCAAGACCTACCTGGCGATGGCCAAGGCCGTGCAGGCGCTGATGGCCAAGCAGGTCAGCCGGATCATCCTCACCCGCCCGGCCGTCGAGGCCGGCGAGCGGCTCGGCTTCCTGCCCGGCACGCTCAACGAGAAGATCGACCCGTACCTGCGGCCGCTCTACGACGCCCTGCACGACATGCTCGACCCCGAGTCGATCCCGCGCCTGATGCAGGCCGGCACGATCGAGGTCGCCCCGCTCGCCTACATGCGGGGCCGGACCCTGAACGACGCCTTCATCATCCTCGACGAGGCGCAGAACACGACGCCCGAGCAGATGAAGATGTTCCTGACCCGGCTGGGCTTCGGTGCGAAGATCGTGGTGACCGGTGACGTCACCCAGGTCGACCTGCCCGGGGGCACGAGCAGCGGGCTCCGGGTCGTCCGGGAGATCCTGCGCGACGTCGACGACGTGCACTTCGCGGAGCTGTCCAGCTCCGACGTCGTCCGGCACCGGCTGGTCGCCGAGATCGTCGACGCGTACGCCCGTTTCGACGCCGACCAGGAACAGCAGGCCACGCAGTCCGTCCATGCCGTGCAGGGGCGCGCCGCCAGCGGCGGCCGCCCGAATCGCCGGCGCTGA
- a CDS encoding histidine triad nucleotide-binding protein, with protein MDNDCLFCRIVAGEIPATVVHETDTTLAFRDIDPKAPVHVLVIPKAHHQDVTAVANADPKAAADVLAAAAAVAEAEGLLADGFRLIFNSGANGGQEVFHVHAHVLGGRPLGPMVSR; from the coding sequence GTGGACAACGACTGCCTGTTCTGCCGCATCGTCGCCGGAGAAATCCCCGCGACCGTCGTGCACGAGACCGACACCACGCTCGCCTTCCGCGACATCGACCCGAAGGCGCCCGTGCACGTCCTGGTGATTCCCAAGGCGCATCACCAGGACGTGACCGCCGTGGCGAACGCGGACCCGAAGGCCGCCGCCGACGTGCTGGCCGCGGCCGCCGCGGTCGCCGAGGCCGAGGGGCTGCTCGCCGACGGCTTCCGGCTGATCTTCAACAGCGGCGCCAACGGCGGCCAGGAGGTCTTCCACGTGCACGCGCACGTCCTCGGCGGCCGGCCGCTCGGCCCGATGGTGTCCCGGTGA
- a CDS encoding serine hydrolase domain-containing protein has translation MTPQQRLERAVRRVQADARVPALSVALHRPDRGLWTCTVGDSGNAGHPLDADSRFRIGSVTKTFTAVLVMQARDDGLLDLDDPVSAHLDVPAHGGATIRRLLSHTAGLQREPHGDVWDLLVAPDDAGLLADLALAERVLPNNRRYHYSNLALAVLGQLVARLRGGTWAAVLRERVLAPLGLDATTVEPTGDAVVGYLVDRYSDAARPEPQLDLGGAAPAAQLWSTAGDMARWAAFLTGPETVDPGGLVLAPDSVAEMYWPQTTTDETLWAGGFGLGLILVPQGNRVMHIGHDGAMPGFLAGVYGRRGGAGNPGALGAAVLASSGTAVEINELVHELLGLAVEADPAEIRPWAPGKAAPEAYRSVLGPWWGEGFPHVFSWHDGALQSRAADAPADRPPSIFRPLPDQPDLLRTVSGREAGELLRLTRDADGTVVRMHWATYRFTRAQETFDGVRVSEG, from the coding sequence GTGACGCCACAGCAACGCCTGGAGCGCGCGGTGCGCCGGGTGCAGGCCGACGCCCGGGTTCCCGCGCTCTCGGTCGCGCTGCACCGCCCCGACCGCGGCCTCTGGACCTGCACCGTCGGCGACTCGGGCAACGCCGGGCATCCGCTGGACGCGGACAGCCGGTTCCGGATCGGCTCGGTCACCAAGACGTTCACCGCCGTACTGGTCATGCAGGCCCGCGACGACGGCCTGCTGGACCTGGACGACCCGGTCTCGGCGCACCTGGACGTGCCCGCGCACGGCGGCGCGACCATCCGGCGGCTGCTGTCGCACACCGCGGGCCTCCAGCGCGAGCCGCACGGCGACGTGTGGGACCTGCTGGTCGCGCCGGACGACGCCGGCCTGCTCGCCGACCTGGCGCTGGCCGAGCGGGTGCTGCCCAACAACCGCCGCTACCACTACTCCAACCTGGCCCTCGCGGTGCTGGGGCAGCTGGTGGCCAGGCTGCGCGGCGGCACCTGGGCCGCCGTGCTGCGCGAGCGGGTCCTCGCGCCGCTGGGCCTTGACGCCACCACGGTCGAGCCGACCGGCGACGCCGTCGTCGGCTACCTGGTCGACAGGTACTCCGACGCGGCCCGGCCCGAGCCGCAGCTGGACCTCGGCGGCGCCGCGCCCGCCGCGCAGCTCTGGAGCACCGCCGGCGACATGGCCCGCTGGGCCGCCTTCCTGACCGGCCCGGAGACCGTCGACCCGGGCGGGCTGGTGCTCGCGCCCGACTCGGTCGCCGAGATGTACTGGCCGCAGACCACCACCGACGAGACGCTCTGGGCCGGCGGCTTCGGCCTCGGGCTGATCCTGGTGCCGCAGGGCAACCGGGTGATGCACATCGGGCACGACGGCGCCATGCCCGGCTTCCTGGCCGGCGTCTACGGCCGCCGGGGCGGCGCGGGCAACCCCGGCGCGCTCGGCGCGGCGGTGCTCGCCTCGTCCGGGACGGCAGTGGAGATCAACGAGCTGGTGCACGAGCTGCTCGGGCTCGCGGTCGAGGCCGACCCCGCCGAGATCCGGCCCTGGGCGCCCGGCAAGGCCGCGCCGGAGGCGTACCGGTCGGTGCTCGGGCCGTGGTGGGGCGAGGGCTTCCCGCACGTCTTCAGCTGGCACGACGGTGCCCTGCAATCCCGCGCCGCCGACGCGCCGGCGGACCGGCCGCCGTCGATCTTCCGGCCGCTGCCCGACCAGCCGGACCTGCTCCGCACGGTCTCCGGGCGGGAGGCCGGCGAGCTGCTGCGGCTGACCCGGGACGCCGACGGCACGGTGGTCCGGATGCACTGGGCCACCTACCGGTTCACCCGGGCGCAGGAGACGTTCGACGGCGTGCGGGTCTCCGAGGGCTGA
- a CDS encoding acyltransferase family protein, with translation MRNRYLDLLRAVAIVRVVVYHSTGWVALTIAFPAMTVMFALAGSLMAASIDRCGPLAVERRLRRLLPSLWAMSAIAVPAMLFTGLAWDWKILYWAFPIQDPPANGWGSMALGATWYLRDFLWFVLLSPLVLPVFRRFPKLSVAVPYAALAVITFFGLTPHAIVRDMALYGGAWLLGFAHHDGMLRRIPRRRLIGLAAGLATLGAAWIATHPGLRGYDLNDIPLGNALWSAAFVLIALGFAPAATAARPGRLVTILNARALTIYLWHVPIIVAVTKIGEAHGLPVRGAVGIGWRFVVIVALVSLAVLLFGWVEDFAAGRVPVLVPGGRPRRPAEAPVSPAIPPAPEKRRAAVGETVRT, from the coding sequence ATGCGGAATCGGTATCTGGACCTGCTGCGCGCGGTCGCGATCGTCCGGGTGGTCGTCTACCACTCCACCGGTTGGGTGGCGCTGACCATCGCCTTTCCCGCAATGACGGTGATGTTCGCCCTGGCCGGCTCCCTGATGGCCGCCTCGATCGACCGCTGCGGGCCGCTCGCCGTCGAGCGCCGCCTGCGCCGCCTGCTGCCCTCGCTCTGGGCCATGTCGGCGATCGCCGTGCCCGCGATGCTGTTCACCGGGCTGGCCTGGGACTGGAAGATCCTCTACTGGGCCTTCCCGATCCAGGACCCGCCCGCGAACGGCTGGGGCTCGATGGCGCTGGGCGCCACCTGGTACCTGCGCGACTTCCTCTGGTTCGTGCTGCTGTCGCCGCTCGTCCTGCCGGTCTTCCGCCGCTTCCCGAAGCTGTCCGTCGCGGTGCCCTACGCCGCGCTGGCCGTCATCACGTTCTTCGGGCTGACGCCGCACGCGATCGTGCGCGACATGGCCCTCTACGGCGGCGCGTGGCTGCTCGGCTTCGCGCACCACGACGGGATGCTGCGCCGCATCCCCCGGCGGCGCCTGATCGGCCTCGCGGCGGGGCTGGCGACGCTCGGCGCGGCCTGGATCGCCACCCATCCCGGGTTGCGCGGGTACGACCTCAACGACATCCCGCTGGGCAACGCGCTGTGGTCCGCCGCGTTCGTGCTGATCGCGCTCGGCTTCGCGCCGGCCGCGACCGCGGCGCGCCCCGGGCGGCTGGTCACGATCCTCAACGCCCGGGCGCTGACGATCTACCTGTGGCACGTGCCGATCATCGTGGCCGTCACCAAGATCGGGGAGGCGCACGGCCTGCCGGTGCGCGGCGCGGTCGGCATCGGCTGGCGGTTCGTGGTGATCGTCGCGCTGGTCAGCCTGGCGGTGCTGCTCTTCGGCTGGGTCGAGGACTTCGCCGCCGGGCGCGTGCCGGTGCTCGTGCCGGGCGGGCGCCCCCGCCGGCCGGCCGAGGCGCCGGTCTCCCCGGCCATTCCCCCGGCGCCCGAGAAGCGACGGGCGGCGGTGGGTGAGACCGTGCGTACATGA
- a CDS encoding hemolysin family protein, with the protein MEPSLLAAGHSSGLPDLQLIIYAVVLVLLAGLASMTDAALATVSPARAAEMEREGRRGAAALAAVAGDVVRHLNLLLLLRLLCELTATTLVALVAVDSWGVGWRAALVTAGAMTLVSFVVVGVAPRTLGRQHAYAVGRATAPLVRWLGRALNPLASLLILIGNAVTPGKGFPEGPFGSQVELRELVDLAEQRGVVEHGEREMIHSVFALGDTIAREVMVPRTEMVWIEESKTLQQGLYLFLRSGFSRIPVIGESVDDVLGVLYLKDVVRSTQNGDPAASASPVAELMRPATFVPESKPVDDLLSEMQAARTHLVIVVDEYGGTAGLVTIEDILEEIVGEITDEYDVEHPPIEHLEDGSVRVTARLPIEDLGELFGVELPADEVETVGGLLAQTLGRVPIPGASVDVCGLHLIAEGTVGRRNRIDSVLVCRVGPDNSDEEANAPENEERQHADA; encoded by the coding sequence GTGGAGCCGTCGTTACTCGCGGCGGGCCACAGCAGCGGCCTGCCTGACCTGCAACTGATCATCTACGCGGTGGTCCTGGTCCTCCTCGCCGGCCTGGCGTCGATGACCGACGCCGCGCTCGCCACCGTCTCACCGGCCCGTGCCGCGGAGATGGAGCGTGAGGGCCGGCGCGGTGCCGCCGCACTGGCCGCGGTGGCCGGCGACGTGGTGCGCCACCTCAACCTGCTGTTGCTGCTCCGGCTGCTCTGCGAGCTGACCGCGACCACGCTGGTGGCGCTCGTCGCGGTGGACAGCTGGGGCGTCGGCTGGCGCGCCGCCCTGGTCACGGCCGGCGCGATGACGCTCGTCAGCTTCGTCGTGGTCGGCGTCGCGCCGCGCACGCTCGGGCGCCAGCACGCTTACGCGGTCGGGCGGGCCACCGCCCCGCTGGTGCGCTGGCTCGGCCGCGCGCTGAACCCGCTGGCGTCGCTGCTGATCCTGATCGGTAACGCGGTCACGCCCGGCAAGGGCTTCCCCGAGGGCCCGTTCGGCAGCCAGGTGGAGCTGCGGGAGCTCGTGGACCTGGCGGAACAGCGCGGCGTCGTGGAGCACGGCGAGCGCGAGATGATCCATTCGGTCTTCGCGCTCGGCGACACCATCGCCCGCGAGGTGATGGTGCCGCGCACCGAGATGGTGTGGATAGAGGAGTCCAAGACGCTCCAGCAGGGGCTCTATCTCTTCCTGCGCTCCGGCTTCTCCCGCATCCCGGTGATCGGCGAGAGCGTCGACGACGTGCTGGGCGTGCTCTACCTCAAGGACGTCGTGCGCAGCACCCAGAACGGCGACCCGGCGGCCTCGGCCTCCCCGGTCGCCGAGCTGATGCGCCCGGCGACCTTCGTGCCGGAGTCCAAGCCGGTCGACGACCTGCTGTCGGAGATGCAGGCGGCGCGTACCCACCTGGTCATCGTCGTCGACGAGTACGGCGGAACGGCCGGGCTGGTCACCATCGAGGACATCCTCGAGGAGATCGTCGGCGAGATCACCGACGAGTACGACGTCGAGCACCCGCCCATCGAGCACCTCGAGGACGGGTCGGTGCGGGTGACCGCGCGGCTGCCGATCGAGGACCTCGGCGAGCTCTTCGGCGTGGAACTGCCGGCCGACGAGGTCGAGACGGTCGGCGGCCTGCTCGCGCAGACCCTCGGCCGGGTGCCGATCCCGGGCGCGTCGGTCGACGTGTGCGGCCTGCACCTGATCGCGGAGGGCACGGTCGGCCGCCGCAACCGGATCGACTCGGTGCTGGTGTGCCGCGTCGGCCCGGACAACAGTGACGAAGAAGCGAACGCCCCCGAGAACGAGGAAAGACAGCACGCCGATGCCTGA